The following proteins are co-located in the Cryptococcus neoformans var. neoformans B-3501A chromosome 12, whole genome shotgun sequence genome:
- a CDS encoding hypothetical protein (HMMPfam hit to ABC_membrane, ABC transporter transmembrane region, score: 66.8, E(): 5.6e-17; HMMPfam hit to ABC_tran, ABC transporter, score: 203.0, E(): 5.7e-58), protein MLLPALAIIHYTHPILLSLPLPFLLTPSSPQSRPPPGLVPITVQRISPRRTFILTLLALLAFTSFLDVIILVANALSARTRYGDDLPLYLTGAQLGGEIAYSLGGLVAWGVALIACSWRNRFSSGLAVFASLGIIGEIVNLIWLVKREVHTGNSEKLFAILSLIPSSSRLLILPLLFLATLSPRVSYEPASERSGLLDADSATNGRLLEPGTASAYGTFATGTTTPANPPQAEEQTEQQRQEERAKQKKIKLTKALGSRRQPKKVLSWSEGWPKFKKLIPTLWPSTDKKLQVYVIITAILILIQRFLNPLSPITLGWLVQALSSWQHRSDVWKALGAYLAVRMVNSYDFISIAQQYFWIPVVQYTDREMQMVCFNHLLDLSLSYHTRRNTGEVMRIIDRGSAINELFRTILFSVVPTLSDTVIGFSVFIWLFGPWITFGILAVMIPYCVFSILATRYSQKFRREYVDTDVRQRGIVSDVLTNWESVKYFTSEHREVARFEEAVNEVMKVDYQWRMGLQVIYAVQSLLLVTAFAVGAIFLSVKIMHGQATAATFVVYITYFGQFTQPLNQLSSLYKTISSDIIDAEKLLSLLGETTEIKDDPDAKEMVVTDGVIEFDNVTFSYDGTKDAIKNVSFKLEKGQSLALVGQTGSGKSTILRLLYRFYDITSGHIYIDGQDISKVTQESLRKAIGIVPQDSVLWNDTIGANIAYGKPDASDEEIIEAAKAGRIHDKVMTFEDQYDTIVGERGVRLSGGEKQRVSLARMFLKSPLILVLDEATSALDTETEREIQKSLSKLAEGRTSLSIAHRLSTIINSDKIMVMKEGQILEIGGYKELIDKNGAFARMWKRQIYTEAELLEGDAIDKFASALPTADDFKAFRKEEYGEEKPQNGGGDNSEQTVAATSNSNGELKDQDDQQEGTKSTGEPVDKRGYKVDSPTPADQPGAQSFAEIVKSEPHEGKDMPSTYAEAAAEPSQPEETNDKDRQPVSSEVGESVTESVPSIPEPSAPSIGDHNAPATPKTVPFPSVYDSRRASYPAAQGTPVHRLSTFSTLSASPSVSSISRASPSSVKSDAVSGDSSKQDTPGASTNKEDKRRKRLSSIKGFVRRISDQGGLTRSPSGLKSPKPERGKGLNIDEGLVPDNGAAGDEVIDERTALLQGQDPVRAAETLPAPAGGQASEQVGLAEQALAPPTSLPASIKSHGGGNSRKEKKKKKNRR, encoded by the exons ATGCTGCTACCCGctctcgccatcatccactACACCcaccccatcctcctctccctcccacttccattccttcttaccccctcctctccccagtcccgtcctcctcctggtCTCGTGCCCATAACCGTCCAACGTATATCCCCTCGTCGAACATTCATCCTTACCCTCCTAGCGCTTCTTGCATTTACATCATTCTTAGACGTCATTATCCTTGTAGCGAATGCCCTATCCGCTCGGACCCGGTATGGCGATGATCTGCCTCTCTATCTCACTGGTGCACAGCTGGGCGGGGAGATTGCGTATTCTCTAGGCGGCCTGGTGGCTTGGGGCGTAGCGTTAATAGCTTGTTCGTGGAGGAACAGGTTTTCAAGTGGCTTGGCGGTCTTTGCTTCGTTGGGTATCATCGGGGAGATTGTTAACCTCATATGGCTTGTGAAAAGGGAAGTGCATACTG GCAACTCTGAGAAGCTCTTCGCTATCCTCTCGCTTATACCGAGTTCTTCACGTCTCCTCATACTGCCTTTGCTCTTCCTGGCCACCCTCTCCCCAAGGGTGTCTTATGAGCCCGCTAGTGAGCGTTCCGGACTCCTTGATGCCGATTCTGCTACGAACGGCCGTTTGCTGGAACCCGGCACGGCAAGTGCGTATGGGACCTTTGCTACCGGCACCACTACTCCCGCGAATCCTCCCCAGGCTGAGGAGCAGACTGAACAGCAACGTCAAGAAGAACGAGcgaagcaaaagaagatcaagctTACCAAGGCGTTGGGGTCGAGGCGGCAGCCGAAAAAGGTCCTTTCATGGAGTGAGGGATGGCCAAAATTCAAAAAATTGATACCCACCCTTTGGCCGTCCACAGATAAGAAGCTCCAAGTTTACGTGATCATCACAGCGATACTTATCCTGATCCAACGTTTCTTAAATCCTCTCTCGCCTATCACCCTTGGTTGGCTTGTTCAGGCATTGTCGAGCTGGCAGCATCGTAGCGATGTTTGGAAAGCTTTGGGTGCATACCTCGCAGTGAGAATGGTGAATAGTTATGACTTTATCAGTATCGCGCAACAATACTTTTGGATTCCCGTCGTCCAATACACCGACAGAGAAATGCAGATGGTCTGCTTCAACCACCTCCTcgatctttctctttcgtACCATACCCGGCGAAACACGGGTGAGGTGATGCGTATCATCGATAGAGGTTCAGCTATCAATGAGCTTTTCCGCACAATCCTATTCAGTGTTGTGCCAACCTTGTCTGACACTGTCATTGGCTTCTCAGTCTTCATTTGGCTATTCGGCCCTTGGATCACGTTTGGGATCCTTGCTGTCATGATCCCATACTGCGTTTTCTCCATTTTGGCCACCAGATACAGCCAAAAATTCAGGCGAGAGTACGTTGACACCGACGTCCGACAACGAGGCATTGTATCCGACGTTTTGACCAACTGGGAAAGCGTAAAGTACTTTACCTCTGAACATCGCGAAGTGGCCCGTTTTGAAGAGGCTGTCAACGAGGTGATGAAAGTCGATTACCAGTGGCGTATGGGTCTTCAAGTCATTTACGCAGTTCAAAGTTTACTGCTTGTTACAGCTTTTGCTGTCGGTGCGATATTCCTCTCGGTCAAGATCATGCACGGACAAGCAACCGCCGCGACATTCGTTGTGTACATCACCTACTTTGGACAGTTTACGCAACCGCTCAACCAGTTGAGTTCGCTTTATAAGACTATCAGTTCAGATATCATCGATGCCGAGAAGTTGCTGAGCCTGTTGGGGGAAACGACGGAGATCAAGGACGATCCTGATGCCAAAGAAATGGTGGTCACTGATGGTGTCATTGAGTTTGACAATGTCACATTTTCCTATGACGGCACCAAGGATGCTATCAAAAATGTCTCCTTCAAGTTGGAGAAAGGTCAGTCTCTGGCATTAGTAGGCCAGACTGGTTCAGGCAAATCTACCATCCTCCGTCTCCTCTATCGCTTTTACGACATTACATCTGGTCATATCTACATTGACGGCCAAGACATCTCTAAAGTGACACAAGAATCACTTCGCAAAGCCATCGGGATTGTGCCTCAGGACTCGGTACTTTGGAACGACACCATCGGAGCTAACATTGCATACGGCAAGCCTGATGCGAGTGACGAGGAGATCATTGAGGCAGCAAAGGCTGGAAGGATACATGATAAAGTCATGACATTTGAAGATCAGTATGATACGATTgtgggggaaagaggagtgCGATTGTCgggtggagagaagcagagAGTTAGTCTCGCTAGAATGTTTTTGAAATCGCCACTTATCCTC GTCTTGGACGAAGCAACCAGTGCACTTGATACAGAGACAGAGCGTGAAATCCAAAAGTCACTTTCGAAACTT GCTGAAGGTCGCACAAGTCTTTCTATTGCCCACCGACTTTCAACAATCATCAATTCCGACAAGATCATGGTTatgaaggaagggcaaaTCCTCGAGATAGGAGGTTACAAGGAGTTGATCGACAAGAATGGTGCTTTTGCTAGAAT gtggaagagacAGATTTACACTGAAGCCGAGCTCCTTGAAGGCGACGCCATAGACAAATTTGCGAGCGCCTTACCTACGGCTGATGACTTTAAAGCTTtcagaaaagaagagtatggggaagagaagccTCAAAATGGCGGGGGTGACAATAGCGAACAAACTGTTGCCGCTACTTCAAACTCCAATGGGGAGTTGAAGGACCAAGATGACCAGCAAGAAGGAACCAAATCTACTGGCGAGCCGGTAGATAAACGAGGGTACAAAGTAGATTCCCCCACTCCTGCGGATCAACCTGGAGCACAAAGTTTTGCAGAGATTGTCAAGTCTGAGCCTcatgaaggaaaagacaTGCCATCTACTTACGCTGAAGCTGCCGCTGAACCTTCGCAGCCCGAAGAAACAAATGATAAGGACAGGCAACCCGTGTCCAGCGAAGTTGGCGAATCTGTTACAGAGTCGGTGCCGAGCATACCTGAACCTTCTGCGCCAAGCATTGGGGACCATAATGCCCCTGCCACACCCAAAACTGTACCCTTCCCATCCGTCTATGACTCTCGACGTGCGTCATACCCTGCTGCCCAAGGTACACCTGTTCATCGACTATCTACTTTCTCCACGCTATCCGCTTCGCCCTCAGTCTCCAGCATTTCTCGTGCATCGCCGTCATCTGTCAAGTCTGATGCGGTCTCCGGTGATAGCAGTAAACAAGACACACCCGGTGCATCCACTAACAAGGAAGATAAAAGGCGAAAGCGCTTGAGCTCCATCAAGGGATTTGTTCGACGTATAAGCGATCAAGGCGGATTGACAAGGAGTCCCAGTGGCTTGAAGAGCCCAAAACCTGAGCGTGGTAAGGGGCTAAACATCGATGAGGGACTCGTTCCCGATAATGGTGCAGCAGGGGATGAGGTTATTGATGAAAGGACTGCCCTTTTACAAGGTCAAGACCCTGTACGAGCTGCCGAAACTCTTCCTGCTCCCGCTGGAGGCCAAGCTTCTGAGCAGGTTGGGCTAGCGGAACAGGCTCTGGCTCCTCCCACGTCACTGCCCGCTTCCATCAAGAGTCATGGTGGAGGCAATtcgagaaaggagaagaagaaaaagaagaacaggCGTTAA
- a CDS encoding hypothetical protein (HMMPfam hit to CLPTM1, Cleft lip and palate transmembrane protein 1 (CLPTM1), score: 511.7, E(): 6.8e-151), which yields MPPPQQAPQEGEQQQSKITGIVRSVAMFFAVQMALKYGMSYLGIGQQNVPAKQPTAGDTASAPNVPRAQSAAVAPALPAWELGTPLSMVLYTSTSPTGQDIDPLHPVVQWDGLTYGNWNDEREADLVLDVPESVLHNGSWWLDIVLVKDGGLPLNKQPGTVYSQRKLLTRYYPKKRIRKEKKLIGGTEEDAEKIEEESTEVLPQQIVSHWSNNLTLSIISNGGPISLQQLAPPTAPSYTFVDGPTEGTKVYYPPIFANDFWLMKESLSPINESTKTLPLHISYHALSNMKHQIYASMTMSFEQAAAQGGGGVEFDEIKRTLLETNPWLLITTAIVTLLHTVFEFLAFSSDVSHWRKKDRDLVGVSLNTILTNCFVQLVILLYLHDSSEETSFMILFGQGIGLLIEAWKITKVTNVRIRPAPNSFIGYSLQFENKRQLTEDEKKTQEYDALAFRIVSYFAIPLLGAYTVYSLLYETHRGWYSFIISTLAQAIYMFGFVQLIPQLIINYKLKSVAHMPMKAMMYKTLSTVVDDFFAFCIRMPWLHRLACFRDDVVFLVLLYQRWIYRIDYSRVNEYGQVNEGMVEDVGTADGAKEETKKTK from the exons ATGCCTCCGCCCCAGCAAGCGCCCCAAGAGGgcgagcagcagcagagcAAGATTACAGGCATAGTCAGATCAGTTGCCATGTTCTTCGCGGTCCAGATGG CTTTGAAGTACGGCATGTCCTAT CTTGGCATCGGTCAACAAAACGTTCCTGCAAAACAGCCCACAGCTGGCGACACCGCGTCAGCGCCCAACGTCCCTCGAGCCCAGTCCGCAGCCGTGGCTCCTGCTCTACCCGCCTGGGAACTAGGTACCCCTCTATCTATGGTTCTTTACACTAGCACTTCCCCCACTGGTCAAGATATCGACCCTTTGCATCCTGTTGTCCAGTGGGACGGTCTTACCTACGGTAACTGGAACGATGAACGTGAAGCCGACCTTGTTCTGGACGTCCCCGAAAGCGTCTTGCACAATGGTAGTTGGTGGCTGGACATTGTGCTCGTCAAGGATGGTGGACTCCCTCTTAACAAGCAGCCTGGTACCGTGTATAGTCAGAGGAAAT TGTTGACGCGCTACTACCCCAAGAAACGTATtaggaaagagaagaaactTATCGGAGGTACTGAAGAGGATGCAGAAAAGATTGAGGAAGAATCAACCGAAGTTCTTCCTCAACAGATCGTCTCTCACTGGTCCAACAACTTGACTCTTAGCATCATCTCCAACGGCGGGCCCATCTCTCTCCAGCAACTCGCTCCCCCTACCGCCCCCTCTTATACTTTTGTCGACGGCCCAACAGAAGGTACCAAAGTCTACTACCCGCCCATCTTTGCCAACGATTTCTGGCTTATGAAGGAAAGCCTCTCCCCAATTAACGAGTCTACTAAGACTCTCCCCTTGCACATCAGTTACCACGCTCTTTCCAACATGAAACACCAAATCTACGCTTCCATGACCATGTCTTTCGAGCAAGCCGCCGCCCAAGGCGGTGGCGGAGTCGAATTCGATGAGATCAAGCGGACGTTACTCGAGACGAACCCTTGGTTACTCATCACCACCGCAATTGTCACCTTACTCCACACTGTATTCGAATTCCTCGCGTTTTCTAGTGATGTGTCGCactggaggaagaaggataggGATCTCGTTGGGGTCTCGCTCAACACGATTTTGACCAACTGTTTTGTACAGTTGGTGATCTTGTTGTATTTGCATGATAGCTCGGAAGAGACTAGTTTTATGATCTTATTCGGTCAGGGCAT TGGCCTTTTGATCGAGGCTTGGAAAATCACCAAAG TCACCAACGTCCGTATCCGCCCTGCACCCAATTCCTTCATCGGTTATTCTCTCCAATTTGAAA ATAAACGCCAACTcacggaggatgagaaaaagACTCAAGAGTACGACGCTTTGGCTTTCAGGATTGTGTCCTATTTCGCTATCCCATTGTTGGGCGCTTATACTGTCTATTCCT TGCTTTACGA GACCCACCGAGGATGGTACTCGTTCATTATTTCTACCCTTGCCCAAGCCATCTACATGTTTGGTTTCGTCCAGCTCATTCCGCAGTTGATCATCAACTATAAGCTCAAGAGTGTGGCCCACATGCC GATGAAAGCCATGATGTACAAGACTT TGTCAACCGTGGTCGATGACTTTTTCGCATTCTGCATCAGGATGCCTTGGCTCCATCGATTGGCTTGCTTCCG AGACGAtgtcgtcttcctcgtccttctttATCAGCGATGGATCTACCGTATCGATTATTCACGAGTCAACGAATATGGTCAGGTTAATGAAGGTATggtggaggatgttggTACCGCAGATGGAGCAAAGGAAGAGACCAAAAAGACAAAGTAG
- a CDS encoding hypothetical protein (HMMPfam hit to JmjC, jmjC domain, score: 177.7, E(): 2.3e-50; HMMPfam hit to JmjN, jmjN domain, score: 54.8, E(): 2.3e-13), which translates to MSASETQIPALPSSGGRPSHPSSSSSAASISNTSIPSVVEQQNGIPIPPTNIPEEAVSGTVTASTSDTPQASRNSQVPTEENTKSIGLQEPTVPEKNASVEEPSGVESSEVGGEDQEIEEGPKFIQPDHFSPLTNNPNGSRPARGIPNIGDGWLSPEDDPHALRGIPVFKPSMEEFLDFEGYARKTTAWGQYSGIVKVIPPAEWIESVPPITKSSLASVRVTDPIQQNLIGSSGLFRIANVVRNKRRPLTVEEWFKKCKDKKFSGPGPKDVGSTTNRDSKEAEERRQRVRDDMRKEKEKRREKRLAAEANRARKATGIEDIKEEEEVNGQAPSVLDRKDEASTEFVNNPQECQPASLEPDSRTKGIMVEKSINSWYESFDPKEDWLPENTRREDYSLEACVALERRFWKNMGLGEPSWYGADMEGSLFMDEKTPWNVAHLPNLLNRWDLRHLPGVNAPYLYFGMWGASFAWHVEDMDLFSINYIHFGAPKFWYAIPQQQAERFERILQGYFPEDARNCDQFLRHKSFAVSPYRLASDGMRVNMLVHNQGEFVITYPRGYHAGFNMGFNCAESVNFALDSWVELGRRAKACNCVNHSVRIDVDEMLAKDAVRFQGEEELLSAIAEERNKKRQHRRPSAGDNHTPRKRAKPDSQTPSGGLVSSHTPIVIEATDQSKPVKVPGKRTPKAVIDISSNQQRAKANSIKDPNSFPCLFCPGFARDDLLPVFDPSDAVKARWKPRHGEVMAHHSCALAIPGVGIEDREVPGGLGTFVVGVENVESARWKLKCLLCKDKKLQKTGAKIQCTKGKCPRAFHVSCARESDVANLKIWEVETPMLPREGEPPLPEGAEVPTMIDIKVELLCPQHNPEVKEKLEQRKAETFRDKVMSIPSGSKIKIKVRTGASLEYTLVEARETTQQVYVHDAQGVGGIFPWSSIDLRPAQGPLLENEYARTHLFANNRRHDQTNGAPSQDDPSEAQRHLTSQEFKQPAQSAHSRPLRMDEILNPSPKKSKKLNPGAGLPQRESMPEPASQFPTPIPPLQVSHRMSYDLGLHRQTHQSVPQQVFYPQPPSQEHQPLHSIPHPPISRRPHHPIPPSDTSQRVANHQAPHDSYYPRPASVPMLHRYHHQPLQPSYPPRYPTPPQTHYPSHPYPRHEPHIQPPAPSAHPMNNQATDASHFHGQMYEPYRRHSAPHPVYPTHFMSSVNSVTAEQTRVWDRKASAPNGAVHPSIPDGYRQGYY; encoded by the exons ATGTCGGCTTCGGAAACGCAAATTCCTGCTCTTCCGTCAAGTGGAGGTCgaccttcccatccctcatcttcatcttccgccGCCAGCATATCAAATACCTCAATACCTTCTGTGGTTGAGCAACAAAATGGAATACCGATTCCCCCTACAAATATCCCTGAAGAAGCGGTCAGCGGTACAGTTACAGCAAGCACTTCAGATACTCCTCAAGCTTCTCGAAATAGTCAAGTGCCAACAGAAGAGAACACCAAGTCTATAGGTCTGCAAGAGCCAACTGTACCTGAAAAGAACGCCAGCGTAGAAGAACCCTCAGGCGTAGAATCTAGTGAGGTGGGGGGTGAAGATCAGGAAATCGAGGAAGGGCCGAAATTTATACAACCAGATCATTT CTCTCCACTCACGAATAATCCAAACGGCAGTAGACCTGCTCGTGGTATACCAAATATTGGAGACGGGTGGTTGTCACCCGAGGACGACCCTCATGCTCTGAGAGGTATTCCAGTCTTCAAGCCTTCCATGGAGGAATTTCTT GACTTTGAAGGGTATGCACGCAAGACCACGGCTTGGGGTCAATATTCCGGTATCGTCAAGGTTATCCCGCCTGCAGAGTGGATCGAATCTGTGCCTCCCATCACCAAGTCCAGTCTCGCTTCCGTCCGAGTGACGGATCCTATTCAGCAAAACCTGATAGGATCTTCGGGTCTGTTCCGAATAGCCAACGTCGTGCGGAACAAACGCCGTCCGTTGACTGTAGAAGAATGGTTCAAGAAATGCAAAGACAAGAAATTCTCGGGCCCGGGACCAAAAGATGTAGGAAGCACTACCAATAGAGATTCgaaggaagcggaagaaagaagacaaagagtCAGGGATGAtatgaggaaggagaaggaaaagcgAAGAGAGAAACGATTGGCGGCGGAGGCGAACAGGGCAAGGAAGGCGACGGGGATCGAGGacatcaaagaagaagaggaagttaATGGTCAAGCGCCGTCGGTCTTGGATAGAAAGGATGAAGCATCTACCGAGTTTGTAAACAATCCCCAAGAATGTCAACCTGCATCTTTAGAACCAGATTCTCGTACGAAGGGCATAATGGTCGAGAAATCCATTAATTCTTGGTACGAATCGTTCGATCCTAAAGAAGACTGGCTACCAGAGAATACCCGTCGAGAGGACTACTCCTTGGAGGCTTGTGTAGCCTTAGAGAGGAGATTCTGGAAGAACATGGGCCTGGGCGAGCCGAGCTGGTACGGTGCCGATATGGAAG GATCACTTTTTATGGATGAGAAAACTCCATGGAATGTCGCTCATTTGCCAAATCTTCTTAACAGGTGGGACTTGAGGCACCTTCCTGGTGTGAATGCGCCGTATCTTTACTTTGGAATGTGGGGTGCTTCCTTTGCGTGGCACGTCGAAGAT ATGGACCTCTTTTCAATAAATTATATCCACTTTGGTGCGCCCAAATTCTGGTATGCCATACCGCAGCAGCAAGCGGAACGTTTTGAACGCATCTTGCAAG GATACTTCCCCGAAGATGCTCGCAACTGTGATCAATTTCTTCGACATAAATCCTTCGCTGTCTCGCCCTATCGTCTTGCCAGTGATGGTATGCGCGTCAATATGCTGGTCCATAATCAAGGCGAATTCGTTATCACATATCCACGGGGATATCATGCCGGTTTCAACATGGGATTTAATTGCGCCGAGAGCGTGAATTTTGCCTTGGATAGCTGGGTCGAGTTGGGAAGGAGGGCGAAAGCGTGTAATTGTGTGAATCACAG TGTGCGGATTGATGTCGACGAGATGTTGGCTAAGGATGCCGTTCGCTTCcaaggcgaggaagaactTCTCAGCGCTATCGCAGAAGAGCGGAATAAAAAAAGGCAGCACAGAAGGCCTTCGGCGGGCGATAACCACACTCCGAGGAAAAGAGCTAAACCGGATTCGCAAACGCCATCCGGTGGCCTTGTCTCTTCGCATACTCCGATCGTTATCGAGGCGACTGATCAGTCCAAGCCAGTAAAAGTGCCAGGGAAACGCACTCCAAAGGCAGTTATCGACATCTCATCAAATCAGCAACGAGCAAAAGCGAACTCCATCAAAGACCCCAACTCTTTTCcctgcctcttctgcccCGGTTTCGCCAGAGACGATCTTCTACCTGTCTTTGACCCGTCAGATGCTGTGAAAGCGAGATGGAAGCCTCGTCATGGAGAAGTCATGGCTCATCACTCTTGTGCGTTGGCCATACCAGGAGTTGGTATTGAGGATAGGGAGGTCCCTGGTGGGCTTGGGACATTCGTTGTAGGTGTAGAGAACGTAGAGAGCGCGCGATGGAAATTA AAATGTCTTTTGTGCAAAGACAAGAAGCTTCAAAAAACCGGGGCCAAAATACAATGCACAAAG GGCAAATGTCCACGGGCTTTCCATGTCTCTTGTGCTCGAGAAAGCGACGTCGCAAATCTCAAAATCTGGGAAGTCGAGACTCCCATGTTGccaagagaaggagagccGCCCTTGCCAGAGGGTGCTGAAGTCCCGACGATGATTGATATCAAAGTTGAACTTTTATGTCCTCAACATAATCCA GAGGTGAAGGAAAAACTGGAACAGAGAAAAGCAGAGACATTTAGAGATAAAGTGATGTCTATTCCCTCAGGGtcaaagatcaagatcaaggtcAGAACTGGAGCGTCGTTAGAATATACCCTTGTTGAAGCTAGGGAGACGACTCAGCAAGTTTATGTGCACGACGCTCAGGG CGTCGGCGGGATCTTCCCATGGTCTAGCATCGATCTCAGGCCTGCGCAAGGTCCATTATTGGAAAATGAGTACG CCCGTACTCACCTTTTCGCCAACAATCGTCGCCATGATCAAACGAACGGTGCACCTTCTCAAGATGACCCATCTGAAGCACAACGCCATTTGACCTCGCAGGAATTTAAGCAGCCCGCCCAATCTGCTCATTCGAGGCCTTTGAGGATGGACGAGATACTGAATCCTTCCCCGAAAAAGTCAAAAAAGTTGAATCCAGGGGCAGGATTGCCGCAACGTGAATCAATGCCTGAGCCTGCATC CCAATTCCCCACCCCCATACCTCCCCTCCAGGTATCTCACCGGATGTCGTATGATCTAGGACTCCATCGTCAAACACATCAGTCGGTGCCGCAACAGGTTTTCTACCCGCAGCCGCCATCGCAAGAGCATCAACCGCTTCATTCCatacctcatcctccaatTTCTCGTCGTCCACATCACCCCATTCCTCCATCCGATACGTCTCAGCGGGTAGCAAATCATCAAGCACCACACGACTCATACTACCCGAGACCCGCTTCTGTGCCCATGCTACACCGTTATCACCACCAACCTTTACAACCCAGCTACCCACCCCGTTACCCAACCCCACCACAAACCCACTACCCGTCTCATCCGTATCCTCGTCATGAACCACATATTCAGCCGCCAGCACCATCCGCTCATCCCATGAATAATCAAGCCACGGACGCCTCTCATTTTCATGGTCAGATGTATGAACCTTACAGGAGACATTCTGCGCCTCATCCTGTGTACCCTACGCATTTTATGAGTTCTGTGAATTCTGTGACTGCTGAGCAAACCCGAGTATGGGATAGAAAAGCTTCCGCGCCTAATGGAGCGGTGCATCCTTCGATTCCGGATGGATACCGACAAGGGTATTATTGA